GGGAGCACCCGTGGGGGAGCTTTGCCTCCCGCTGAGGACACTTTCGGACGTCTCCAATCTTCCTTTCCTGCCGCCCGGCTCCGCCGCCCTGCGCTTCTCGCTTCCGGCTGGCGAGCACGTTTTGGCCTTGAGGGTTGGCAAAAATCCTTTGATATACAGCGTGGAAGAGTACGAGTACCTCCTTCACTTGATATTCTCCGCGGCCCTTGGCGGCGTTTCCCTTGGTCTATCGCGGGAGGGAAAGGTCTACGAGCGGGCCTCTATTAAGCTCATGCCCGGGGAGCTCATCCTCATTGGGAGCGAGCCGGTTTACGTGAGGCACCTGGATAACAGCAAGGTCATAGCGGACGACGACAGGAAGTTCTTTTTAAACGCCTCCGAGAGGGCACTGCGCCTCATGAGGCGCTACCTCGAGAGATATAAACCAAAAATAGAGGGGGATTAGGCCTTCTTCCGGCCAACCTTCCCGACGATCCCGGCCAGAACCACGAGGATGATGCCCACGCCGATGTAAACGTATGCCCTCTCCCGATCTTTCGCGTCAAGGTTTATTAAGTAGACCCTGCCGCGCCCCGTGCCCACGAGAACCTCATCGCCCAGCGCGTCGAGGCTCCTCACGTAGCCGGTGTCGAGCTCCATCAGCACCTTGCCGTTGGTGGGGTCAACCACGTAGAAGAGCCCCATGTCGTATGTGGTGCCGTTTTCCTGCTTGAACGCCCCCGTCCCCACGAGGAGCTTCCCTTCGTGGAACTTCACCACCTTAACGCGGTACGGGAAGTTCGCCTCCCAGAGAACCTCCTTGGAGTTCAGGTCAAGGGCTTCAAGCTTGCCGGTGTCACCCTCTACGCCTCCTATGTAGGCAGTATCGCCGTTGATTTCGATGTCTTCGACGTAGAAGCTGTCTCCCTCCCATTCAACGTTGCCCTCGCTGTTTATGAGGAAGAGCTTTCCAGCCACGTTCTCAAACCCTGTCCCCACGAGCGCCCTGTTCCTCCAGAGCTCGAGGTCGCGCACCCACCACTTCGTGTCAACGCTCCAGAGAAGCTTCCCATCTTCGCTTACCCCGTAGACGTTTCCGAAGTAGTACTTCATGCGGTAGCCGGAGGGGGCTCCACTTCCCACGTATACTATTCTATCCCCCTTCCGAACCCTTCCGAGCGTGCCGTTTAGCTCGAGGAACCAGTCCTCTTTAATACCCTCCCCTGTTATCTCCCACCTGTAGAGCCGTCCCCATGTCTCGTTTGCCCTTCCCTCGCCAATCCACCACCCGTCAACGACGTAAAGGCTATCCTTTAGGTCGAAGTCGAAGAACGAGCCGTAGGTGATGTTACCGGACATAATAGAGCCGTTCTCCTTGAGAAGCCATACCTTTCCAAGGGCCCCAAACCAGTCCTCCGGGCCCCGGCTTATGTCCGTTCCGACGATAAGCCTGCCGTCGAGGGGCTCCAGCTTCCTCACGAAGCCGACTTCCTGTGTCCACTCCTCGCTCCCGTTGAGCGTATAGAAGCTAACGTTTCCCCTGTACCATATCACGCCTTTGATATTGTCAATGTGCCCGAACCCCACGTACGCTCCCTCGGGCGTGAGCCTAACGCTCTCCACGGTTCCGGGAACTTTGACCTCCCATATTATGGGGCTCTGACTTCCACTCGCGAGGAGCGAGGCCATGAGAAGGAAAGTTATTATCACAACGGTTTTCTTCATTCTCATCCCCCTTCACCCACTTGGGCCATAATGTTTTATACTTTTCTCACCATATCAGATTCCAGGTGGTGTCATGGAGGAAGAGGAGTTCGACATGAGGGAGGCCCTTGCCACGGGCGAGGACCTCGATAAAGTCCTTGCCTATGCGCTCATCCATGAGGAGTACCTTAGGGAGCTGATATCTTACCTTGATGACGACCTCTGGACGGTCGCGAAGAACGCGCTCTCGATTCTCCTCCAGATCGCGAAGGACCAGCCGGAGCTTTACGAACCGATGCTCTCCAAGATGATGGTCATGGTTCGCAAGAGCGAGTCGGTGCCTTTAACACAGGAGATAGCGAGGGCCTTCGGTCAGGTCGCCAAAGCCAGACCCGAGCTCGTAAAGCGTGTTATGCCCGTTCTGTTCGCGAGCTACCGCATAGGTGACATCAAGGTGCGGGTCAACATGGTCTACGTCATTGAGGAGATAGCCAGGTCAAACCCCTACCTCCTGAGGGATTTGATGACGGACATAAAGCTCCTCATAACGTCCAAGGACGCGGAGGACAGGCTAACCGCGCTCAACCTCGTGACAGCCCTCGGGGAGAACAACTTTGCATACGTCCGTCCGTTTCTCCACTACCTTCTTGGGCTCCTCAACGACGAGAACGAGGTTGTCAGGGCGAGTGCCGTTGAGAGCCTCGTTATACTCGCCGAGAAGAATGAGAAGTTCAGAAAACTCGTCCTGTCAAAGCTCGAGGACATAAACGACACGAGCGAGCTCGTTAACAGGGCCGTTAAGGACGGGATGGTGAGGCTCGCGATAAAGGAGGGCGTTTAACCCGCCTCCTCCGTTTCTTCCTCCATTCTCTCCAGGAGGTCCTTCAGCGCTGCCTTCAGCTTCTCGTTCTCGGCCTTGAGCTTTTTGTTCTCCTGGGTTAGGGACTCTATCTCGGCCAGTTTCGCCTTGAGCTCCCTGGCTAGAACCTCGAACCTGGCCTTGGGCACGAATTCCTCGAGGGTGGCGAGGGCCTCGTTCACGTCGTACTTGCCCGTTATCTTTGCCAGCCTTTCCTTTATTGTGGTCAGCTCCCGAAGTGAAGCTTCGTAGGCACTGACCCTTCTGCTAAGCTCATCCACCTTCTTGAGGCTCTCCTGGAGTTTGGCTATTCTCGCGTTGAGCTCCTTAACTTCGTTCTGCCTGGCTTTGAGCTCCTCCTTTAAGGTTACGTTCTCCCTCACGAGGTTTTCATAACGTCCCTGTATCCCCTCAAGGGTCTTCGCAAGCTCAACGCTCACCCCGAATATGCCCCTCTTGAGCCTCTCCTCGAGCTCCTCCATGCGCGCCTCCACTATGCTCTCCACTTTCTCGTCCACCTTACCCTCCAGCCTGCCCTCCATCTTGCTGAGGATTTCCACCTCAAAGCGGTTTATTCTCTCGTCTATCTCGTTTATCTTGGGCACCATCTGCTCGATGTTCCTCAGGAAGAGTGTTCTCTTCTGAATGTCATCGAGTTCGCTCTTCAGGCTCTCCAATTCCTTTGAAAGGGATTTAATGGCGTTGTCGTGGTCGGTTCTCAGCCCCTCAAGCTTAGAGCGGAGCACCTCTATCCTCTCGCTCAACATCTCGATGTCTATGCGCTCCTGCCTGGTGATGGCCGCAACGCCGTGGAGGGCCACCAGTGAGTAGTCCCCCTTTCTCTCGGCCTCGACTATGGAGGCTCTAACGTCCTCCCAGTCCTTGAGGCTCTTCAGTTCCTCAACCACATCGGGATAACGGCGCTTTATGTATTCCCACGTTAGAGCATTATCCTTTCTCTTCTTTCTACCGAACATGCCCTCCCCCCATACGCATATGCGCTCCGTTTACATAACCTTTTTGCTTCCGGGGGTTTGCCAGAATCTGTGGTAAGGTTTTTAAATGGCCCCTCCCAAAAAAAGGTAGCTCGAATATTGCGGTTATTCTGGATAGGAGGGAGGTGAGGAGTGTGAAAGCACCGATCTGTGAGGTTTGCCTTAAAACAGACGACATTCTCTGTCCGGCAGACGAGAAAAAACTTCAGGATGGGGTTATTTCTGAGCTCGATGTTAAGGTTGCGAGACTCCTGTACAGGATGATAGGGGACGCTGAAGTGGAGTTTAAGAAGGCCGTGGAGGCGGGAGACCTTGTTGTTCTCATCGTCGGCATCGGTCAGGCCGCCCTCGTCATTGGGAAGGGTGGGAAGAACGTTAAGACCCTCATGAGGGAGCTCGGAAAGAGGGTCAGGGTGATAGAGGACACGGAAGACGTTAAAAAACTCGCCACGGACCTCCTCCTCCCCGCGAGGGTCTTTGGCGTTAACGTGGTCTTCCGCCCCGGAGGGGGACAGTACTACAAGGTGCTCGTGCCCAGGATGGACAGGGGCAAGCTTCCGGCGCCGCCGGAGGTTCTGGAGGATATAATCACGAAGATAACGGGTAAGGAATCTAAAATTGTGTTTGCGTGATGGCCATGTACAGGACGCACTACTCAAGCCAGATTAGGGAGGAGCTCAACGGCCAGCGCGTTAAAATAGCGGGCTGGGTTTGGGAAATCAAGGATTTGGGCGGAATAAAGTTCCTCTGGATACGGGACAGGGAAGGGATAGTTCAGATAACCGCTCCCAAGAAGAAGGTCTCGCCAGAGCTCTTCAAGCTCATTCCGAAGCTCAACAGCGAGGACGTCGTTGCCGTTGAGGGCGTCGTCAACTTCACGCCCAAGGCGAAGCTCGGCTTCGAGATTCTGCCCGAGAAGCTCGAAGTCCTCAGCAGGGCCGAAAGTCCATTACCGCTCGATCCCACCGGTAAAGTGAAGGCTGAGCTCGACACTCGCCTTGACAACCGCTTCATGGACCTTAGAAGGCCGGAGGTAATGGCAATATTCAAGATACGCTCCAGTGTCTTCAAAGCCGTCAGGGACTTCTTCCACGGCGAGGGCTTCATCGAGATTCACACGCCCAAGATAATCGCAACAGCGACCGAGGGCGGAACCGAGCTCTTCCCCATGAAGTACTTCGAGAAGGACGCCTTTCTGGCGCAGAGCCCTCAGCTCTACAAACAGATAATGATGGCGAGCGGCCTTGACAGGGTCTACGAGATAGCCCCGATTTTCAGGGCCGAGGAGCACAACACCACGCGCCATTTAAACGAGGCATGGAGCATTGATGCGGAGATGGCCTTCATCGAGAACGAGGAGGAGGTTATGAACCTCCTTGAGCGCCTGGTGGCCCACGCGATAAACTACGTCCGCGAGCACAACGCGAAGGAGCTGGAAATCCTCAACTTCGAGCTGGAGGAGGCTAAGGTACCCTTCCCGCGCGTGAGCTACGATAAAGCCCTCGAGATACTCGCCGACCTCGGCAAGGAGATTCCCTGGGGCGAGGACATCGACACGGAGGGAGAGAAACTCCTCGGGAAGTACATGATGGAGAACGAGAACGCTCCGCTTTACTTCCTCTACCAGTATCCCAGTGAGGCCAAGCCATTCTATATCATGAAGTACGACGACAAGCCGGAGATAAGCCGCGCCTTCGACCTCGAGTACCGTGGGGTGGAGATAACCTCCGGCGGCCAGAGGGAACACCGCGTCGAGGTGCTCGAGCAGCAGATAAGGGAGAAGGGACTAAACCCGGAGAGCTTCGAGTTCTACCTGAGAACATTCCGCTACGGCATGCCCCCGCACGGCGGTTTCGGCCTCGGTGCGGAGCGTTTAATAAAGCAGATGCTCGACCTCAACAACATCCGTGAGGTCATCCTGTTCCCAAGGGACAGGCGGAGGCTCACACCATAAGGCCTTTATACTTTTTCGTCCTTTTACAATTTAGCTTATTAATGAACTCAGGGGGAGACAAGAATGAAGAAAGTGTCCGTGTTACTAATCGGAATGATTTTAATGGCGGTCCCGTTTTTCCACGGTGTTTCGGGAGCTGCCCCTCAAACGGCCACGCTCACACTTGTTGAGCTCGGCCTTAAGGATTCCCTCGTTTTTGGAAACTACGAGATAAAATTCACCGATGTTGACCAGTCATGGAGCAGGGTCAACCTCGAGATATACGAGTCCGGCTCAAGACGCGCCACGGCCATTCTCGGCTACAACCAGGTTTACTACTACCCCTCTCAGGACAATCCTCTCCTTCAGGTTACCGTCAAGTACATCCAGTCCTACAAGAAGAGCATACTCATCGAGGTCGGCTCCCCCCTCAAGAAGGTGGAGACCGGAAAGCAGCTTAACGAGGGCCAGACCTACACACCAACCTACCTCAACGGGAAGGTCTCCATAAAGCTCGTTGACGTTACCTCCTCAAGCGCCAAGTTCCTCGTCACGGTAAACGGCAAGAGCTACGAGAAGGTCATAAACGTCGGTGAGGGTTCGGGCTTCACCTACATAATCTCAAGCGACATATCCTACTACCCCTACGTTTACATAGACGTCACCACGGTCTCCAACAACAACTACGCCAAGTTCGACATATACATCCCTAATTACCCCGCCACGACGGCCTCGATAAAGAAGGCGAACTCCCAGACCCCCCAGGAGGAGACCCAGACAACGCAGGCCACCCCCGAGATAGTAGTTTACAACGACATAATGTACGCGGGGGAGATCCTCAAAGTCC
This is a stretch of genomic DNA from Palaeococcus ferrophilus DSM 13482. It encodes these proteins:
- a CDS encoding PQQ-binding-like beta-propeller repeat protein; the encoded protein is MRMKKTVVIITFLLMASLLASGSQSPIIWEVKVPGTVESVRLTPEGAYVGFGHIDNIKGVIWYRGNVSFYTLNGSEEWTQEVGFVRKLEPLDGRLIVGTDISRGPEDWFGALGKVWLLKENGSIMSGNITYGSFFDFDLKDSLYVVDGWWIGEGRANETWGRLYRWEITGEGIKEDWFLELNGTLGRVRKGDRIVYVGSGAPSGYRMKYYFGNVYGVSEDGKLLWSVDTKWWVRDLELWRNRALVGTGFENVAGKLFLINSEGNVEWEGDSFYVEDIEINGDTAYIGGVEGDTGKLEALDLNSKEVLWEANFPYRVKVVKFHEGKLLVGTGAFKQENGTTYDMGLFYVVDPTNGKVLMELDTGYVRSLDALGDEVLVGTGRGRVYLINLDAKDRERAYVYIGVGIILVVLAGIVGKVGRKKA
- a CDS encoding KH domain-containing protein, with the protein product MKAPICEVCLKTDDILCPADEKKLQDGVISELDVKVARLLYRMIGDAEVEFKKAVEAGDLVVLIVGIGQAALVIGKGGKNVKTLMRELGKRVRVIEDTEDVKKLATDLLLPARVFGVNVVFRPGGGQYYKVLVPRMDRGKLPAPPEVLEDIITKITGKESKIVFA
- a CDS encoding PH0542 domain-containing protein, which codes for MEEEEFDMREALATGEDLDKVLAYALIHEEYLRELISYLDDDLWTVAKNALSILLQIAKDQPELYEPMLSKMMVMVRKSESVPLTQEIARAFGQVAKARPELVKRVMPVLFASYRIGDIKVRVNMVYVIEEIARSNPYLLRDLMTDIKLLITSKDAEDRLTALNLVTALGENNFAYVRPFLHYLLGLLNDENEVVRASAVESLVILAEKNEKFRKLVLSKLEDINDTSELVNRAVKDGMVRLAIKEGV
- the aspS gene encoding aspartate--tRNA(Asn) ligase is translated as MYRTHYSSQIREELNGQRVKIAGWVWEIKDLGGIKFLWIRDREGIVQITAPKKKVSPELFKLIPKLNSEDVVAVEGVVNFTPKAKLGFEILPEKLEVLSRAESPLPLDPTGKVKAELDTRLDNRFMDLRRPEVMAIFKIRSSVFKAVRDFFHGEGFIEIHTPKIIATATEGGTELFPMKYFEKDAFLAQSPQLYKQIMMASGLDRVYEIAPIFRAEEHNTTRHLNEAWSIDAEMAFIENEEEVMNLLERLVAHAINYVREHNAKELEILNFELEEAKVPFPRVSYDKALEILADLGKEIPWGEDIDTEGEKLLGKYMMENENAPLYFLYQYPSEAKPFYIMKYDDKPEISRAFDLEYRGVEITSGGQREHRVEVLEQQIREKGLNPESFEFYLRTFRYGMPPHGGFGLGAERLIKQMLDLNNIREVILFPRDRRRLTP